Proteins found in one Caviibacter abscessus genomic segment:
- a CDS encoding Fe(3+) ABC transporter substrate-binding protein, translating into MKKIFLAISMIFANFALAAGVVNVYTSRHYDVDKKIYEEFEKETGIKVNAVQNTDVNVLIKKMELEGKNTDADVFLTVGVGDLYRAKKLGLLQAVKSSKIEKNVPKQFRDKANNWIGISYRARIFVYNPEKVNPTSLSTYEDLATSKWKGKVLTRSSTSSYNQHLIAFMNAKNGEKSTIAWAKGLTSNFARDPKGNDRDQAKEVLKGTGDVAIMNSYYMGRMTVSKDPLENQVAAKLKIFFPNQKTGGTHINLSGAGLAKYAKNKANAIRFIEFLTEKYAQKVISHENFEYPTNPKAEISPIVKSWGTFKASKIDFDLIGEKMEKSSSIANEAKWK; encoded by the coding sequence ATGAAAAAAATATTCTTAGCAATTTCTATGATTTTTGCTAATTTTGCATTAGCAGCTGGAGTTGTAAATGTTTATACGTCAAGACATTATGATGTGGACAAAAAAATATATGAAGAATTTGAAAAAGAAACAGGTATAAAAGTAAATGCAGTTCAAAATACAGATGTTAATGTTTTAATTAAAAAGATGGAACTTGAAGGTAAAAACACAGATGCAGATGTTTTCTTAACTGTTGGTGTAGGTGATTTATATAGAGCTAAAAAATTAGGTTTATTACAAGCTGTTAAAAGTTCTAAAATTGAAAAAAATGTACCTAAACAATTTAGAGATAAAGCAAATAATTGGATAGGTATAAGTTATAGAGCTAGAATTTTTGTGTATAATCCTGAAAAAGTAAATCCAACATCTTTATCAACATATGAAGATTTAGCAACTTCTAAGTGGAAGGGTAAAGTACTTACAAGAAGTTCAACAAGTTCATACAATCAACATTTAATCGCTTTTATGAATGCTAAAAATGGAGAAAAAAGTACAATTGCTTGGGCTAAAGGACTTACATCTAATTTTGCAAGAGATCCTAAAGGAAATGATAGAGATCAAGCTAAAGAGGTTTTAAAAGGAACTGGAGATGTAGCTATAATGAACAGTTATTATATGGGTAGAATGACAGTTTCAAAAGATCCGTTAGAAAATCAAGTTGCGGCAAAACTTAAAATATTTTTCCCTAATCAAAAAACAGGTGGAACACATATTAATTTATCAGGTGCCGGACTTGCAAAATATGCTAAGAATAAAGCGAATGCAATAAGATTTATTGAATTTTTAACTGAGAAATATGCACAAAAGGTTATTTCTCATGAAAATTTTGAATACCCTACTAATCCGAAAGCTGAAATAAGTCCTATAGTTAAATCTTGGGGAACATTTAAAGCATCAAAAATTGATTTTGATTTAATAGGAGAAAAAATGGAAAAATCAAGTTCTATTGCTAATGAGGCAAAATGGAAATAA